The genomic segment AATCAATGCTTACGCACCCTTGACTATCCGTGTTCTTGCAGGTTGTTGGCAGACAAGCCAGAATAAGCGGAAGTCTGCCGTTTGACAACTTCGGCGGAGAGCGTGATTTTTCTTTTCTCATACCGTTACCGCCTTATGATTTTTTCATTTTACGGCGTTTGTAGAAGAAGATACCTGCCAGTCCAGCACCAGAGGTCAAAAGAAGTGCAAGCAGTCCGTAAAGGTTTGTGTTATCGCCCGTTTTGGGACTGTCGCTCGGTCTGTTTGGCTTTTCTGGTGTCGGTGGTGTTTCGGGTTTCTCTGGTTCTTTTGGCTTTTCCTTAAAGGTAATCGTCTGTCCCTTATCCTCAATATCCTTATGCTCGGTAACTTTCTTCGGATCGTCTGGATTGCTTAAATCGTACAATTCTTCAAAAGTTACAAGCTGTTTGCCGTCAAGGGAAGTAGCGTCAAGGGTAAAGGCAACTTCCACTTTCATAGTTTCGCTGTCAGCAGTAAAAGTGTAATCACTTTCCACACGTTTCCCATTGATAAGAAGCTCGGCATTTTCTTTTTTCAACATCTGCCAGCCCACCAGTTTGTACTGTGTACCGACTTCTAAGCCCTCTAAGGTTACGGTATCAATGATTGTTACCTCTTTTCCAGCTTCAAGCTCTTTGTTGCCGTCCTTATCGGTAGCAGTCGTATGAATTTTGATGATACGCTCTGTGATAAGTACGGTCTGCCCGTCGTCCTCAATGTCTTTATGCTCCGCAACTTTCACGGGTTCGTCTGGATTGCTGAAATCATACAATTCTTCAAAGGTAACAAGGTTCTTGCCACCTAAAGCAGACGCATTGAATATATAGGAAATTTCCACTTTCATTTCTTCATCATCAGCGACAAAGGTATAATCGTTTTCTACACGTTTCCCGTCAATGATAAGCTCGGCGTTTTCTTCCTTTAACATCTGCCAACCTTTCAACTGATACTTTGTGCCTTTTGTAAGTCCGTTTAATTTGACAGTATCAACGATTGTTACCTCTTTTCCTGCAAGGATAGTTTTTTCGCCGTCCTTGCTGGTCGCTGTGGTATGGATAGAGATTTCTTTTTCGTATTCATCAGTCAACGTTCCTAAATCAATCACAAGGTTATTTCTTGATACCACGATTTCAAAAGGTGGGATAAGTTCAAAGCCTTTGTTACTGTCGCAACGCATTTCTTCAATGATGTAGGTATCATAAGGTAATGCACCCTTGCTGTCGTCTGGTTCAGAAGTTCCAAACCACACACCGTCCTCGCTGGTCTTGCCTGCGTTGGTATTGTGCTTATGGGAAGCCCAGTCAGCAGAAGTGGAGAATTGCCCGTTATCATCAGTTACCACAACATGACTTTCGCCCGTCGTCTTGCTTGTGATCCTAAAGGGAACATCAGCAAGACGCTTATGTGTGCCTGCACCGATTTTCACGCCCTCAATATCTCCACGCTTAATCTGATTGTAGATAGAATGGGCTTCGTCGGTTAAGTCCACGATTTTTCCATTTTCTGTGATTACAAAATCAATCGGTTTTGCACCGTCAGTTAAGTAACCGTTGGGAGCTTCACTTTCAACGATACGGAATTTTCCATAAGGCAAGAGGTCAGCAGAAGTAGAAGCGATACCCTCAATATCTGTACGAATTGTCTTTACCACTTCATTTTTCTTGTATAGCTTGCCCTCAACCAAGACAGAATTATCATTTAAGGAAATGATGTCAAAAGCAGTATCTTTCAAAGTGGCACTTCCTTGTGGCTTCGTATCGCCCGTTTCTAAATCTCGTTTCTGAATTTTCACACCGCCACGGATAACCTTGTCTGATACAGAAAACTGGTTACTTCCAGATAGTACGGCAAGGTCGCCGTCCCCGGTAATCTGTGTTACATATAAGCCCTTAATCTGTTCGGACTTATCGCCAGTCTGCATATATGCACCGTCTAACAAGTAGCCGTTTGGAGCTTTCGTTTCCTCTACGGTTAGTGTTCCTAAAGGAAGAACGGCTTTACCATCCTGCATATAGAAACTGTCGCCAGATACCTTGTATGCGTCCGCTAATTTTGTGATGTAGTGGGTTATCCCGTCGCTGTCAGTTTCAGCGATTGTCTTTGTAACCCATGTACGAGTAGCTTCGGCAGGGAGATTGTCTTTATTATAGAAGCCTGCATAATACTTCCATGTAAATTCCGCACCTGCTAGAGAAGCGTTCCCCTGCGGATTGTCTTTCTGTGTTTCCATGTCAATCTTGAAAAGCTCAATCAAAGTGTCCGTTACTTTTGGCGTATCTGATACTTTTAAGGTTGCTGTTTCGCCAGCTTTGATTGTCAATGGATAGACAGTTTTATCCACATTATATCCTGCTGGTGCGGATAATTCCTTGATATAGACTGTGCCAGCCGTTACCTCTATAACATCTGTATTTCCATTTTCATCAGTCGTAAGGGTGGCAAGCTGTTTTGTGCAGTCCTTATCAGAAAAGACACCGTATGTTGCACCAGCGATTGAGTAATTCCCGTTACCGTCTGTAATGCTGGTATTACTGGTAGCCTTTTTAAGTTTCGCATTTCCGATATTTAACTTCGCCCAGAATTGCCCCAATTCCTGCCCCTCGCCAGAGTAGATATAACCGCCACATTCATAACGTCCTTTATTTTCTTTGACAAAGGCTCTTGCACCAGAGAAAACTTCGTCCTGCGTTGCCTTTGGAATTTCATCATAAGAAGCTCTCACGTTGTCGCATTGCCAGCCAAGATGTACGCTCAATCTCTGCCAGACAACAAGCTGTCTTAAAAGGTAGGCGTGATTGTTGCTTATTCCGCTGTGGCTGTCTGTGTACTGTTTCACATATTCGATAGATAAGGCAACGTCGCTTATCTGGTCGGCACTCATACGGGTGCTTGCGTCAATTCTGGTCTTGTAGCCATTCCTAAAATCTGTGTTAATGTCGATACAGTAAGCGTCCTCGCCCTCGACGGTCAAATGTCCCTCGTTAAAAGTAGAACCAATCGAACCGTCATTCATTACTTTTTCAACGATACCGACACGCTCTTTTGACTCCGTCCAGTATTGCTTGCTTTCTGCATGAACGGGTGTCGTCGGTAAAGTAGTAACGACAGTTGCAAGAGCTAAGAAGCCAGTACACAATCGTTTTAACATCTTTTTCATAAATCTAATGCTCCTTTCATTTTGGGTAATAAAATAGCCGTCCAATAAGAACGGCTGGAAATAGAAAAGGAACGTCATGTTAGGCGTTCCATAGTCTATAAGTTATTCAATTTTTTCTTGTTTCAATACTGATGTGTTGTACCATATCTTTGCATATCTAGGAAAACTTGCGTATCAAGGCTCATTCGTTAGTAGTAAATAAGTAGTAAATTGATGTGTTTGTTTCCTTGAAAATGCTGATAGATACTGTGTTTTAGCGGATAATCAGATTTTTATTGTGTTTTTATAATAAAAATTGTCCTTCTTACAAGATAAACATTGCATATTTCCAATTAAAGAGATACACTAAAAAGTAAGTATAACTGCTCTGTATCCCATCAGGCAACAGGATGTCGGACAGACATATACAAGTAACATATTGAGGGAGTATTGTAATAAATGAGCATCAAAATACCTATAGAAACTTCTGCCAGACATCTGCATATCTCGCAGGAAGATTTTGAAAAATTATTCGGAGAAGGAAGCAAACCACATTTTATCAAAGAATTAAGCCAGCCCGGACAATATCTGTGCCGGGAACGAGTAACTGTCAAAGGACCGAAAGGTACTTTCGAAAACATGGCACTTCTCGGTCCTTTCCGCAGCGACACGCAGGTAGAAATGTCCCTTACAGACACCAGAAAACTGGGGATTCCAAGTGTAATACGCCAGTCCGGTGATATCGAAGGAACTCCCGGCTGTATTTTATCTGGTCCATGCGGTGATATCGAAATCCCCAGAGGGGTCATCGTAGCCAAACGCCACATCCACATGACTCCGGATGAAGCACTTGCCCTGCATATCAAAGACAATGACGAAGTCTTCGTCCTGACCAAAAGCTACGGACGTGCACTTATCTACGCAGATGTAGTAGTCAGAGTCCACAGAAATTATCACCTGGCAATGCACGTAGACACTGATGAAGCCAACGCATTCAACAGTGATACAGAACCTTACGGCGTGATCGTCAGGTTCTTTGACAGTAACTTCAACACAGATAAGTGGATAGAAGACGAACTGTCAGGGATACGCAGATAAAATCCGACTTACCCGGCTAAAATAGCAGATGAATATAAAAAGGTTCCACAGTAACATTCAATTGATGATACTGCGGAACCAATTTTAATGCGTTTCAGCCAGCCATTCTTTAATCGTTTTTTCCGTTTCACCAAGGATTCTTGCTATTCTTTCTATGGATTCTCCTTCCTGCGCAAGCGAGATGGCTATGCTTTTTGCCTTTCTTAATTCACCCTGCTTTTCATAAATTGCCTGCAGTTTCTGTTCCTCTTCCTCTTTGTCATACTCAAATATACTCATCGCAATAACCTCCGCGCGGTTGACTCTGAGAAAATCCGCCAGAATTCCTTTCTGAATACATTCATCCACTGCTTCTTTTACAGCGGAATCCAAGCTCATAGTCTCCGCATTTTCACGTACTTTTTCTACATATTGCGCATATTCTCCAAGAATCCTGCACTGCTCCATCAATTTCCTGTTGCAGTCCCTGTTGATATTGATCGTAACTACCTTTAACTCCAGATTAGGCTCTCCCTGCTGGTTTTCGTAAGATTCTGACAGACAGTTCGTCCATCTGTCCGGCATTTTCCGCTTTCCATTATAGAATACAATAAAATTCGGTGCCGGTAATTTCAGCAGTATTGATGAATACAGGGATTTTCTGTCCACTAATTTCTGATATTCGCTGGATATATAAAACAAATCCCTCAATGGCATATTAGGATTGTAGGTTGACTGGTGTTCATACAGAAAAAGATTCGTATCAATGATAAACGCCAGATCATTCTTCATCCCCATATAGATTGCATTCTCCAGTGTAACAATCTCCAGCTTCATTTCATCTGTATACGCTGTTCCATTGATTGCATTATACAGAGATAACAGATTTTTCCTGTCAGAAAACAGTTTTCGGAATACTGTATCCTTGTAATTGCGGTTTGCAGTGACTTTTTTGCTCTTTCTTTTTGTCATAGACAATACCTCCTGTGTCAGCAGGAGTGCAAGAACATACTGCTCTTTTCCGAATTGTTCAGAACTCCTGCTTTTCTAATTTAATTGGAATTAAAAGCATGGATTTCTGAAATGAATTTAGAATATAAGACGGCAAAATGCCCTGAAACTTAAGAGAAATATGCTTTGGTTTTATACTAGCATGCTTCTTCAGTAGTTTCAAGACATTTTTATAGAATTTAATTTGACTATAGTTTGTAAAATTATTACGCATTAGTCCAGATCAAAGAGCTGGCGCTGTTTCAGGTCAACGGAGTTCCAGACAGTTCGTGTATTTGGTTTGCTATAAAGATAAACTGTACTGGATACTTTTGCATATACTTTACAATTGTTTTTATAAGTATATGTGCCATCTGCATTTTGCTTATTTACCGACAGCTCCTTTTTTGTAACCTGCCTATCTTCTGTCTGCACCGCTTTCCTTATAGTAGCGTTCCTTGCTCTGATACATTCTTGCATCTGCAGCTTTTGAAATTTCATATGCACTACCCCAGTTTCTCTCTGTGCTGAAAACCCATCCGTACGAAACAGTCATTGAATCAACAAACTTTCCATGCCAGTTTGCCACATTGGAGTCGAAGCCATGTATCAGTTCTTCCACCTGGCTTGTATTCTCTGTAATGATAACAGCAAATTCATCTCCACCGATTCTGTATACCTTTCCATACTCATGAAAGCTGTCTCTCATGCAATCTGCCGCTGCGCATATAAGCTCGTCTCCTGCCATATGGCCATAAGAATCATTTGCCCGTTTTAATCCGTTCAGATCTACAGAAATGTATACCCATTCCTCACTAAGATTAAGCTTTTTCATATCATTTTCATAGGCATGCCTGTTTAAACACCTGGTAAGCTCATCCGTATTTGAGGTGTATATCAGTTTTTCTTTTTCCAGTCTTTCTTTCATCACTTTGGAAAACATATAGGTTATACAGCAGGATGCCAGTACCAAATATGCACCTACTATAAAAATAGCAATCATGCCACCCTGCTGGTAAAACGAATCCTCTACAGTTACAATAACAATATAGTTATCATTCTGGTGCATCATGCATCTGCAGTGCTTTCCATCCATTCTGATCCGTGTTACAGTCGCACCGTCAGCACTGACATGATCCACTGATATCCCCACATCTTCCAGTTTTTCCCCTAATTTGCTACTGTCCGTGGCTCCTTCTATTACCTGTGTATCCCCATCTGCAACCATAATTTCCATGGCTTTATATACCGGCATTCCGGCAACTACATTGGAAATGTTATTCTGCTTTATTTCATTGAGAAGTCTCTTTGGCTCAATTCCCACCTGGAGCATCTTAGTTCCGTCTTCGTTCCAGGTGATGGCATACATCATTTTCTTTCCCTCTGCAGTATTGGGAGTAACATCCTGGCACATGGTCAGCGATTTATCCTTAAGCATAGGCTTAAAATACTCCATCTGCGCACCGGAATCAAAATTATAGCCAAAATAATTGGGCGCAGAACCACTGTAAATAGTTCCCTGATCATCAAACAGATGTATCTCATCAACGGCCATTAATTTTGCTATTTTCTGCAGCTCATTCACATCATATTCTACCGCCGGATCAGCATCAATCATATATGACACAGCTTTAGCCCTTACAATATAATCGTCCTTTAACGATTCGATCAGCTCGTTCCTGCTCTCATCATTTTTATCAAGCACAGTAATCACACGATCAAGAAGTACCTTTGATGTTCTATGGGCATTTCTGTCATTAACATATTTTAGAATGCTCGCTTCAAGGAGTAAGGCAACCACAATTATCATAATAGATAAAATTATAATTTTTTTCTTCTTCATATTTCCCGTTCCTTTGTCAGATATGTGGTTTTAGTGTAGCAAACGGCAGATGGGATGTCAACCTGGGAATCGTGTGCAGGCATCAGAAACATTGTACAATTTTTATAAATTTCCCCATTATCATTGCTATTTTTTGGTAAAAAGAGTATACTTTGAAATACTAAACATCAGGAGTACAAAATTATGAACACACACTCATCCGGATATTACAGCATAGACAAAGACTATAATATCCTAAGCTATAACGACACTGCCAAACAGCTGTACCCCAATCTCCAGCCGGGAGTAAAATGCTATAAGGCACTTATGGGGCTTGATTCCCCATGCCCGCCCTGCCCTGTAGCACTGGGGATACAGGGACCAAAGACTTACCTGGATCCGATCCGTCATATTTATGAAACAGTTGATGCAGTAGAGACTGTACAGCCCGATGGCAGCAGAGGACATGCACTTGTATTCAGCACAGTAGCCGAGGGAGAAAGCCTGTCAAAGTCTATTCCCACAGGTGAGAACTCTCTCCGTCTGCTGGGTGCCATCAACCTGCTTGCTTCTGACTATATGTCTGTTTATGGCGTAAACCGGGAAACCGGGAAAATCTCCGTATATCGTTCCAGATTTACTGATGCTTTTGCGGATCTCGATATTAAAGATAATTCAGATTATAAACTGTCATTTGATTTTCTCATTCAGAAATATGTTCATCCGGATGAGCGTTCCTATGTGTCCAGACACCTGAATTATGAAACCCTGCTGGAAAGACTCTCTCAGGAAGCCTCTTTCAAATTCCATTTCAGGCTTGTCACAGATACTGTCCATTACTATTATCTGCTCATTGCCAGAAACGGAAATGCCGACGACTATCGGGATTTTGTGATTGCAGTGGCCTGTGAAGACAATGATGTGACAGCACGCAAGATTTATGAAAATCAGCTCCACTCTCTCCTGGCATCCATTACCCATGCTGCCGGCTACTTTCATCTCGACCTTACAGATGATAAGATTCTGAAGATCGGAGGCACCTCTGCCCTGGCCTATAAGATGGATGCCGACGCTTCTATTGACCATTTTATCGCAGAGACTTCTGTTTTCATCCCGGTATTAAAGGACAGAAATGATTTCATCAACGCATTTTGTCGCAGTTCCCTGATGAAAAGCTACGAGGACGGTCAGGTGGAGGTCACCAGGGTTTCCCGCTGCCTCTACGATGACGATATAATCAGAATTTCCAAATATGTGGCGAGACTGCTGCTCAATCCTTCCAACAACCATCTGGAAGCAATCCTCTACGGTGAAGATGTCACCAGAACACAGGAAGCCTATGAGACACAGGTAAGTATTGTCCAGACACTGAGCAGCAACTACCTGAACGTATACCTGATCAACCCCAGAGAAAAAACTCTCTCTGTGATCAAGCAGGAAGACCATGATGTCCCTGATCAGGACAAAAAACACAAGGATACATACCCCTATGATCTTTTCCTCTCAGACTATATCCGGCAGCGTGTACATCCTGATGACCGTACAATGCTGGAAGAATCCCTGGACCTGGGCAATGTAATGGGTGTTTTGTCCGGTCAGTCCGAATACAAGGGAAATTACCGGATAAATGACAGGGATGGTATCCACTACTATCAGTTCCGCTTTATCAAAAACGAAGACTCCGGTATCATTGTTCTGGGATTTCTGAATGTAGACGATGTGGTGGAATCAGAGATCCGGCACCAGAAGCTCCTTAAAGAAGCTCTTGACACTGCCGAACGAGCCAACGCAGAGAAGTCCAATTTTCTTTCCCGCATGTCACACGATATGCGTACGCCGCTGAATGGGATCATTGGTCTGCTGGAAATTGATAAAAAACATGAAAATGATGTTAAATTCCTTAAAAATAATCGTGAAAAAGCATTCATTTCAGCCAGTCATCTGCTCTCTCTCATCAATGATGTGCTGGATATGTCCAAGATCGAGGAAGGCGGACTTGTACTCAACCATGAACCTTTTGATCTGATCAGATATGAAAAAGAGACACAGATGCTGATTGATATGCAGGCACAGAAAAACGGCATTGATTTCACCGTTCATATCGCACCGGAGATATACGAACATCCCTTTGTATACGGAAGCCCTCTGCACCTCCGTCGTGCCATGATGAATATTTACAGTAACTGTATCAAATACAACAGAGAGAATGGGGCAATCCATACGGAGGTTGATGCTCTCCCTTCCCATGATCATAAACTGATCTGCAGATGGACGATCTCTGATACGGGAATCGGCATCAGCAGCGAATATCTGGAAAAGATCTTTGAACCCTTTACTCAGGAGAACGTGGATGCCCGGAGTGTATACCATGGCACCGGACTGGGTATGAGCATTGCCAAAGCATTATTTGAGCAGATGGGCGGTACCATTGAGATTACCAGTACTCCGGGTATCGGAAGTACTTTTGTGATCACACTGCCATTTGAAGAGGCAGAAGAAAGGGATATCTCTTCTGAGACGGAAGCTGAGCGAAACTCCATTCAGGGCATAAAGATCCTGCTGGCGGAGGATAATGAGATAAACAGAGAGGTGGCACAGGTACTCCTTGAAGAGGAGGGTGCTGTGGTAACTGCAGTATCCAATGGCAGGGAAGCTGTGAAATTTTTCTCCCGTCACCCTGAGGGGACATTTGATGTGATACTTATGGATATTATGATGCCTCTGATGGATGGATACGAAGCCACACGCCAGATCCGGAAGCTTGACAGGACGGATGCTTCTTCCATTCCCATCATCGCACTGACCGCCAATGCTTTTGCAGAAGATGTCCGCCACGCACTGGACTGTGGCATGAACGCACATCTGGCCAAACCACTGGATGTAAAAAAAATGATCCATACGATTGCCCTATATCTGTAAAAAAATATTTTCTGTAAATATTGCACAGTAACAGATTCTGTGCTATCATTCTAAAAAGCTTAAGGGGTAAAGTAGTGTATATTTTACCCCTGGCATAACTATTATTTTATTTACAGGTATAATATATGCAAAGAAAAGATAAAGGCTTTACCCTGGTTGAACTTGTAGTCGTGGTCGCAACCCTGGCAATAAAACAAATGAATATGTCGCAATTTCAGATCACCTCACCAACAAGGACTTTCATAATATTCTTAGCAAAGGTCAACCGTACGATACTTTGCAGGACGCTTACGATGCATATGAAAAGTTACTTACTGAAGGTAAATATGCGCAATATAAGGATACTCTGCCGGAATTATAAAAAATTCCCTGTTCAGACCAGAAATAAAATATTTCCGGTCGGGCAGGGAATTTCTTTCTTCACTGATTATCATACCGCATCCTTATACACTCTCTGAATATGCATTGCCAGATATCCTGTCTCTGTTTCATCCAGCTTATGTCCAATACATCCTTCCAGGTTTTTACAGATGTCAGTGGCAACCTTATAGGCCTGGGGATACTGATCCAACATATATTCATTCATGTCCAGATTCAGCTTCTCTCCTGTAGATGCACGCGCTACCATATACTTCATATGGTTCATCAGACGATTATAGGACAGTGACAGTACATCGATTGGCTTACCTGTTGCTTTCTCGATCATATCTATACACTCTCTCACTGCTCTCGCAGTCTGCATGGCAACAGATACCTTCTCGTCACCAATTGCAGAATGAATATGCAATGCCACATATCCAACCTCATGATCATCAATCTCTATCTGAAGTCTTTCTCTCAGAATTGTTTTCAGTGTTTCCGCAACTTTAAATTCACTGTAGAAAAGAACCTTGATATCCTCTGTCAGCGGATTGCTGATCTGCTCATTTCTGCGGATTCTGGCGACTGCAAAAGAAATATGGTCAGCAAGTGGAAAAAGAATTCCTCTGTCTATGGAATCTCCAAACACTTTCTGTGACTCTGTCAGAATTGCATCTGCAATCTCCAGATACTCCGGCTCTATTCCCTTTACCAGTTCCTTCGCAGATCCACGCTCTGTCTCCTGTTCCAGACGATATGTAGTGCATCCCTCCGGCTTATCAAAACGCTGGCTGACCTTTTTCCCAAAGCCAACACCCTTGCCAAGAATCACATACTCCTTGTTTTCATCCATATCAATGGCTATAACACCATTATTATTTAATACCTTGCTAACTCTGTACATCTCTGTCGTAATCCCCTCTGTAAAAATTTATTGCCATTATAACAATTTTCCCTTTGACATTAAAGCATGTTTGATATAGTTTACCATATTTTGAATAAGAATCCTACCCGTCACACAAATTTGTTACATTTTTGATTCCCGGATTTCTCCTGCCAAAAGTCATCCTTTTTAATTCACATGCATAAAAAAACAGCCAGATAATCAAGATATCATCTCTTTTGATCATCCAACTGTTTTTTAACATGTTTAACTTCGTTATTTCTATATTATAACAATATTATTCCAGCGTTTCCACCGCAAACAACGGTTCACCGGCCTTGATTTCACCGTTTGCCAGAAGTCTGATCCTCTGGTTGTCTTCCGGTTCAGTATCAAGGATAGGGGAAGTGATGGACGGAGCATTGGCAGTTAAGAACTCCAAATCCAGTTTCATCATCGGATCGCCTTTTTTCACTTTCTGACCCTCTGTTACCAGGATTTCGAAGCCTTTTCCTTCCAGTTTTACAGTGTCGATTCCCATATGAAGAAGCATAGGGATACCGGAATCTGTCTGGAAACCTATGGCATGTTTTGTATCAAAAATAAACTCAACTTCTCCGTCTGCAGGTGCATATACAGTACCTTCTGTTGGTGTCACCACTGCACCGTCACCCATCATTTTTCCTGCAAATCCTTCATCCGGTGCAGTAGAAAGATCTGCTGCGATTCCGTCTACAGGGCTGTAAATGATTGCTGTTTTTCTGATTTTTTCTTCTTTTACAGGTGTCAAGGCCTGTGCTGTACCTGCATTTTTGTCCTCAACCTCTGCACTGTTCTGTCCATCTGCATTTCCTGCTGCAGCATTTTCCTGTACCTGTACCTTATCCGGTGTCTCATCCGCGAATTCTTTGGGAGCAGTCTCCAGATATTCTTCCAGCTTCGCCTTGATAACAGTTACATGAGGTCCATAGATAACCTGTACGCCCTGTCCTTTTTTCACGATTCCTCTGGAATCTGTCTGTTTCAGAAGTTCATCGCGAACTCTCTCAGGCTCTGCAACTGTGATACGAAGTCTGGTCGCACAACAGTCAACATCTACGATATTTTTCTTTCCGCCAAGGCCTCTGGTGATCAGTTCACTTACCGGATCACCGGAGATTGCTGCAACTGCACCAGCTGTCTTTCCGGCTTCTTTTCTTGCATTTACATCAGCTTTTGTATAAAGCTTTGTCTCTGTATCATCATCTTCACGTCCCGGAGTCTTGAAATTAAATTTCCTGATCATAAATGTAAAGATCACATAATACAGGACGAAATAAATAATACCAACCGGGATGATTCTCAGCCAGCTTGTTTTTGCATTTCCCTGCAGGATACCAAAGAGGAACAGGTCAAGGAAACCGCCTGAGAAAGTAAGTCCTACTGCAATATTCAACATATGTGCGATCATATAGGCCGCACCTGCCAGGATCACCTGAACTACGAACAGTGCCGGAGCTACAAACAGGAATGAGAATTCCAGCGGTTCAGTGATACCAGTAAACATACATGCCAGCGCTGCGGAAAGAAGAAGTCCGCCTGCCGCTTTTTTCTTCTCAGGTTTTGCACAGCGATACATAGCCAGCGCTGCTCCCGGAAGACCAAAAATCATAAAGATAAACTCACCAGAGAAATATCTGGTTGCATCCGCACTGAAATGTGCTATATTTGCAGAATCAGCAAGCTGCGCAAAGAAGATATTCTGTCCGCCCTGTACCACCTGTCCTGCAACTTCCATAGTTCCGCCCACTGCTGTCTGCCAGAATGGCATATAAAATACATGATGCAACCCAAAGGGGATCAGTGCTCGTTTAATAATACCAAAAATCAGAGTTCCCAGATATCCACTGCCTGTTACCAGACCGCCCAGAGCATAAATACCGTTCTGAAC from the Blautia wexlerae DSM 19850 genome contains:
- a CDS encoding response regulator, which produces MNTHSSGYYSIDKDYNILSYNDTAKQLYPNLQPGVKCYKALMGLDSPCPPCPVALGIQGPKTYLDPIRHIYETVDAVETVQPDGSRGHALVFSTVAEGESLSKSIPTGENSLRLLGAINLLASDYMSVYGVNRETGKISVYRSRFTDAFADLDIKDNSDYKLSFDFLIQKYVHPDERSYVSRHLNYETLLERLSQEASFKFHFRLVTDTVHYYYLLIARNGNADDYRDFVIAVACEDNDVTARKIYENQLHSLLASITHAAGYFHLDLTDDKILKIGGTSALAYKMDADASIDHFIAETSVFIPVLKDRNDFINAFCRSSLMKSYEDGQVEVTRVSRCLYDDDIIRISKYVARLLLNPSNNHLEAILYGEDVTRTQEAYETQVSIVQTLSSNYLNVYLINPREKTLSVIKQEDHDVPDQDKKHKDTYPYDLFLSDYIRQRVHPDDRTMLEESLDLGNVMGVLSGQSEYKGNYRINDRDGIHYYQFRFIKNEDSGIIVLGFLNVDDVVESEIRHQKLLKEALDTAERANAEKSNFLSRMSHDMRTPLNGIIGLLEIDKKHENDVKFLKNNREKAFISASHLLSLINDVLDMSKIEEGGLVLNHEPFDLIRYEKETQMLIDMQAQKNGIDFTVHIAPEIYEHPFVYGSPLHLRRAMMNIYSNCIKYNRENGAIHTEVDALPSHDHKLICRWTISDTGIGISSEYLEKIFEPFTQENVDARSVYHGTGLGMSIAKALFEQMGGTIEITSTPGIGSTFVITLPFEEAEERDISSETEAERNSIQGIKILLAEDNEINREVAQVLLEEEGAVVTAVSNGREAVKFFSRHPEGTFDVILMDIMMPLMDGYEATRQIRKLDRTDASSIPIIALTANAFAEDVRHALDCGMNAHLAKPLDVKKMIHTIALYL
- a CDS encoding prepilin-type N-terminal cleavage/methylation domain-containing protein, with translation MQRKDKGFTLVELVVVVATLAIKQMNMSQFQITSPTRTFIIFLAKVNRTILCRTLTMHMKSYLLKVNMRNIRILCRNYKKFPVQTRNKIFPVGQGISFFTDYHTASLYTL
- a CDS encoding PRD domain-containing protein; translated protein: MYRVSKVLNNNGVIAIDMDENKEYVILGKGVGFGKKVSQRFDKPEGCTTYRLEQETERGSAKELVKGIEPEYLEIADAILTESQKVFGDSIDRGILFPLADHISFAVARIRRNEQISNPLTEDIKVLFYSEFKVAETLKTILRERLQIEIDDHEVGYVALHIHSAIGDEKVSVAMQTARAVRECIDMIEKATGKPIDVLSLSYNRLMNHMKYMVARASTGEKLNLDMNEYMLDQYPQAYKVATDICKNLEGCIGHKLDETETGYLAMHIQRVYKDAV
- a CDS encoding PTS transporter subunit IIABC, producing the protein MKDKIFGVLQRVGRSFMLPIAILPVAGLLLGIGSSFTNETTIATYGLQKILGSGTLLNSLLIIMNKVGSAVFDNLPLIFAVGVAIGMAKKEKEVAALSALIAYFVMNVAVSAMLLINNEITADGQIAADVLDGTITSVCGIQSLQMGVFGGIIVGLGVAALHNRFHKIVLPNALSFFGGSRFIPIISTIVYMFVGILMYFVWPVVQNGIYALGGLVTGSGYLGTLIFGIIKRALIPFGLHHVFYMPFWQTAVGGTMEVAGQVVQGGQNIFFAQLADSANIAHFSADATRYFSGEFIFMIFGLPGAALAMYRCAKPEKKKAAGGLLLSAALACMFTGITEPLEFSFLFVAPALFVVQVILAGAAYMIAHMLNIAVGLTFSGGFLDLFLFGILQGNAKTSWLRIIPVGIIYFVLYYVIFTFMIRKFNFKTPGREDDDTETKLYTKADVNARKEAGKTAGAVAAISGDPVSELITRGLGGKKNIVDVDCCATRLRITVAEPERVRDELLKQTDSRGIVKKGQGVQVIYGPHVTVIKAKLEEYLETAPKEFADETPDKVQVQENAAAGNADGQNSAEVEDKNAGTAQALTPVKEEKIRKTAIIYSPVDGIAADLSTAPDEGFAGKMMGDGAVVTPTEGTVYAPADGEVEFIFDTKHAIGFQTDSGIPMLLHMGIDTVKLEGKGFEILVTEGQKVKKGDPMMKLDLEFLTANAPSITSPILDTEPEDNQRIRLLANGEIKAGEPLFAVETLE